Proteins from a single region of Procambarus clarkii isolate CNS0578487 chromosome 32, FALCON_Pclarkii_2.0, whole genome shotgun sequence:
- the LOC138370572 gene encoding uncharacterized protein, with product MVTDKRLENYLDDNCIFKYCSKATARHKIKIVQHDVQVTKTCSFCYCKHTEALNANHENLISLLYSNMLNGNGYTYYQSMCSINNIKFVSHKPYNEIQKKIRDAANERWVHLQENTRSIIFSHYKNHLDRHPIAGVLDIDVSFDGSWHTRGHHSQIGSAFVVEIFTGLVVDYNTFCKNFTKCSAFKHRKQNGKITQAEFDTEMGKHLPDCDKNYNGTAKNMEPDATVLMWGRSLDKKLRYTTLVGDGDSSAFNKICAMNNGDGPYADVRVDKVECINHFSKRLATQLRNFQKTAVELKETKEPVKKTRRMSLVNGKGKLTDKTILKLASYFTKPLGITSTRIGNK from the coding sequence ATGGTGACAGATAAGAGGCTTGAAAATTACCTAGATGACAATTGTATATTCAAGTACTGCTCAAAGGCTACGGCACGTCATAAAATTAAAATTGTGCAACATGATGTGCAAGTGACAAAAACCTGTAGTTTTTGTTATTGTAAACATACTGAAGCATTGAATGCAAATCATGAAAATCTAATATCCTTACTGTACAGCAACATGCTAAATGGCAACGGATATACATATTACCAAAGCATGTGTtctataaataacataaaatttgTATCACATAAACCATATAACGAGATCCAGAAGAAGATAAGAGATGCTGCTAATGAGAGATGGGTGCATTTGCAAGAAAACACTCGCAGTATCATATTCAGTCATTACAAAAATCATTTGGATAGACACCCCATTGCTGGCGTCCTGGACATTGATGTGTCCTTTGATGGATCTTGGCATACAAGGGGCCATCATTCACAAATTGGCAGTGCTTTTGTTGTGGAAATATTCACAGGGCTGGTTGTGGACTACAATACTTTCTGCAAAAACTTCACCAAGTGTTCTGCGTTCAAGCATAGAAAACAAAATGGAAAAATAACACAGGCTGAGTTTGACACTGAAATGGGTAAACATTTACCGGATTGTGACAAGAACTACAATGGAACTGCCAAAAATATGGAACCGGATGCCACGGTATTGATGTGGGGTCGATCTCTAGACAAAAAACTCAGGTATACGACCTTGGTCGGTGATGGTGATTCTTCAGCCTTCAATAAAATTTGTGCAATGAATAATGGTGATGGACCATATGCAGACGTAAGAGTGGATAAGGTTGAGTGCATAAATCACTTCAGCAAGAGACTTGCAACACAGCTTCGTAACTTTCAGAAAACAGCTGTCGAATTGAAGGAGACAAAAGAGcctgtcaaaaagaccagacgaatGTCATTGGTCAATGGGAAGGGAAAATTAACTGACAAAACCATTCTGAAGTTGGCAAGTTACTTTACAAAGCCATTAGGGATAACATCAACTAGGATTGGAAACAAATGA